In Symphalangus syndactylus isolate Jambi chromosome 6, NHGRI_mSymSyn1-v2.1_pri, whole genome shotgun sequence, a genomic segment contains:
- the C6H11orf42 gene encoding uncharacterized protein C11orf42 homolog: MLVGTPNLLTLDEADTTWTLIKDKVIEEHFGPNAVPVPFLSDAVCYDLLGVLVKQSRPAHTRLALPGRQGRRALKPVGPLPSLLEQAGSEGAFAHCTREYSPNGREEIAYEEMRMLDGQPCKIRLHMGGLRKKVAFLLLPPGQVSLQQTLPWLRSSHSIYVIYQVFSCSWLQLGLMPTACEPQLLRLLRSLPVAFSCLKFSLQSKGMLGPQKPLTKDPLPHGANWVRSNLSIMPPLAPTSAPADTTEAADVPQPVPAPPTPPPQEGPEGKPTRFSYKGRNPFWRGPHILSENWLFSPCSPPPGAHGGGPRDPNGHSMSLPLLQGLSSEFDSDN; this comes from the exons ATGTTGGTGGGTACTCCCAACCTGCTGACACTGGATGAAGCTGATACCACCTGGACCCTCATCAAGGATAAG GTCATCGAGGAGCACTTTGGGCCCAATGCAGTACCAGTACCTTTCCTGTCAGATGCAGTCTGCTATGATCTACTGGGTGTGCTGGTAAAACAGTCCCGCCCAGCCCATACCCGCCTGGCTTTGCCAGGTCGGCAGGGCCGGAGGGCACTGAAACCAGTGGGGCCACTACCAAGCCTCCTGGAGCAGGCAGGATCTGAGGGTGCCTTCGCCCACTGCACTCGGGAATACTCACCAAATGGCCGAGAAGAGATAGCCTATGAAGAGATGCGAATGTTGGATGGACAGCCCTGCAAGATCCGCCTACATATGGGTGGCCTGCGCAAGAAGGTTGCCTTCCTGTTGCTGCCACCAGGGCAGGTGAGCCTACAGCAGACTCTTCCCTGGCTCCGAAGCAGCCACAGCATCTATGTCATCTACCAGGTCTTCTCTTGTTCCTGGCTGCAGCTGGGGCTGATGCCTACAGCCTGTGAGCCCCAGCTCCTCCGGCTACTTCGGTCATTACCTGTtgccttctcctgcctcaagttTTCACTGCAGTCTAAGGGCATGCTGGGACCACAGAAGCCTCTGACTAAAGACCCATTGCCCCATGGGGCCAACTGGGTGAGAtccaacctcagcatcatgccaCCTCTGGCCCCCACATCAGCACCTGCTGATACAACTGAAGCTGCTGATGTGCCCCAACCTGTCCCAGCCCCACCTACGCCACCTCCCCAGGAAGGGCCAGAGGGCAAACCCACCAGATTCTCCTACAAGGGCCGAAACCCCTTCTGGAGGGGGCCCCACATACTGTCAG AGAACTGGCTCTTCAGCCCCTGCAGCCCTCCACCAGGAGCCCACGGTGGGGGCCCCAGGGACCCCAACGGGCACTCCATGTCCCTGCCCCTGCTGCAGGGTCTATCCTCGGAGTTCGACAGCGACAACTGA
- the OR52W1 gene encoding olfactory receptor 52W1, giving the protein MAETLQLNSTFLHPTFFILTGFPGLGSAQTWLTLVFGPIYLLALLGNGALLAVVWIDSTLHQPMFLLLAMLAATDLGLATSIAPGLLAVLWLGPRSVLYAVCLVQVFFVHALTPMESGVLLAMAYDRAAAIGGPLHYPVLVTKAHVGYAALALALKAVAIVVPFPRLVAKFEHFQAKTIGHTYCAHMAVVELVGNTRANNLYGLALSLAISCMDILGITGSYGLIAHAVLQLPTREARAKAFGTCSSHICVILAFYIPGLFSYLTHRFGHHTVPKPVHILLSNIYLLLPPALNPLIYGAHTKQIRDRLLETLTFRKSPL; this is encoded by the coding sequence atggcagaaactctacaactCAATTCCACCTTCCTACACCCAACCTTCTTCATATTGACTGGCTTTCCAGGGCTAGGAAGTGCCCAGACTTGGCTGACACTGGTCTTTGGGCCCATTTATCTGCTGGCCCTGCTGGGCAATGGAGCACTACTGGCAGTGGTGTGGATAGACTCCACACTGCACCAGCCCATGTTTCTACTCTTGGCCATGCTGGCAGCCACAGACCTGGGCTTAGCCACATCTATAGCCCCAGGGTTGCTGGCTGTGCTGTGGCTTGGGCCCCGATCTGTGCTATATGCTGTGTGCCTGGTCCAGGTGTTCTTTGTACATGCACTGACTCCCATGGAATCAGGTGTGCTTTTGGCCATGGCCTATGATCGTGCTGCGGCAATAGGGGGTCCACTGCACTACCCTGTCCTGGTCACCAAAGCCCATGTGGGTTATGCAGCCTTGGCACTGGCACTGAAAGCTGTGGCTATTGTTGTACCTTTCCCACGGCTGGTGGCAAAGTTTGAGCACTTCCAAGCCAAGACCATAGGCCATACCTATTGTGCACACATGGCGGTGGTAGAATTGGTGGGTAACACACGGGCCAACAACTTATATGGTCTGGCACTTTCACTGGCCATCTCATGTATGGATATTCTGGGTATCACTGGCTCCTATGGACTCATTGCCCATGCTGTGCTGCAGCTGCCTACCCGGGAGGCCCGTGCCAAGGCCTTTGGTACATGTAGTTCTCACATCTGTGTCATTCTGGCCTTCTACATACCTGGTCTCTTCTCCTACCTCACACACCGCTTTGGTCATCACACTGTCCCAAAGCCTGTGCACATCCTTCTCTCCAACATCTACTTGCTGCTGCCACCTGCCCTCAACCCCCTCATCTATGGGGCCCACACCAAGCAGATCAGGGACCGACTCCTGGAAACCCTCACATTCAGAAAAAGCCCATTGTAA